TATTTGAGTCATTTACTACCGTTTTCTTTTTCTGCGCGCTGACAGGCAAGGCTATCAGTAATGAAGCAATGGCTATGATACGGATATTCATATTTTATTTTTTAGGTATTTTACATCCTCTGAATACGGTACCCTTTAATTCGGGGCCGAAGTAGAATCCGGGTTGTGTGGGCTGGTTATAAGCGACATTTTGGGTCGCAATGCTGATACGGTACACCGGGTCTTCCAGGAAAGTATGGAAGCGGTAGTCTGTGGGAATGGTGGAAACGTAAAGTCGCAAAGCTGTGTTATCGGCTGTACGTAGCAGTACTTCTTCGCGCCAGTCACCGATAATGTCCCCTTGCAGGCAAGGAGTCGCTTTCGTTCCGTTATTGGAGAGGGCGCCCTCGAAAATGGCGATGCGTTCACAGATTCCTTTCTCCCAGTTGTATTTGCTCACGATATTCTTATCCAGCAATTCACGCAGTAAATCACCGTCCCACCAAACAGCCATATTACAAGACAATCCCCTCACCCGTTCTTTTACGACTTCTCCTTTCACACTTCTGATTCCACCGGAAGCTAAAGACCACATTTCAACACCCGGATAAGTAGGGTCAATATCGGCCGCCATGCAGCGTCCGACATCTATATTACTCTTTATTTGAAACAGGATTTCTCCGGTTGCCGCATCCCTGTATGTACTTCCGTCCCGTTTGTTTTCGTGGCAGTCCCATACTTGCAGGCCTTTGCGCGAAGGGTCGAAATGAGTCAGGTGAATAGCGTCTCCATGTCCCATTCTGGTAGAATAAAGCCCTTTGCCATTATGGTCGATAGCGCATGAACCATAGATGATTTCATCGCATCCGTCACCGTCCACATCGCCTACCCGCAAGTTATGGTTTCCCTGTCCGGCATAGTCTTCGCATCCGGGGTTGTTACTATCGAATATCCAACGTTGTTTCAGTTCTTTCCCGTCCCAGTCGAAAGCTGCCAGTACAGTACGGGTATAATAGCCGCGGCACATCACGATGCTCGGATGAACTCCGTCCAGATAAGCTACGCATGCCAGAAAGCGGTCACTTCGGTTTGCACGGTTATCGCCCCAGTCCATTAAGTTGCCACGTTCGGGGAT
This portion of the Bacteroides acidifaciens genome encodes:
- a CDS encoding rhamnogalacturonan lyase, coding for MKYITVFLNLCLMAASLVAQPNYDFTKLKREHLGRGVIAIRENPSTVAVSWRYLSSDPMNESFDIYRNGEKINKHPVKDATFFQDTYAGTEPALYTVKAVKGKTESNYQLPANAPAGYLNIPLNRPEAGTTPSGQSYFYAPNDASVGDVDGDGEYEIILKWDPSNAHDNSHDGYTGAVIFDCYKLNGQHLWRIDLGKNVRAGAHYTQFMVYDLDGDGRAEVVMKTSDGTVDGTGKMIGDADADYRNPQGRILTGSEYLTVFNGLTGAAMKTIDYIPERGNLMDWGDNRANRSDRFLACVAYLDGVHPSIVMCRGYYTRTVLAAFDWDGKELKQRWIFDSNNPGCEDYAGQGNHNLRVGDVDGDGCDEIIYGSCAIDHNGKGLYSTRMGHGDAIHLTHFDPSRKGLQVWDCHENKRDGSTYRDAATGEILFQIKSNIDVGRCMAADIDPTYPGVEMWSLASGGIRSVKGEVVKERVRGLSCNMAVWWDGDLLRELLDKNIVSKYNWEKGICERIAIFEGALSNNGTKATPCLQGDIIGDWREEVLLRTADNTALRLYVSTIPTDYRFHTFLEDPVYRISIATQNVAYNQPTQPGFYFGPELKGTVFRGCKIPKK